The DNA window CCGTGACGAAGACCCCGTCGTCCTGGGCCACGCAGCGTACCACCGGCGTGGGCAGCGACTCGAACAGCGTTTCGAAGCGGTCGCGCTCCTCGCGCAGGGCCTGCTCGGCGTTCTTGCGCTCGGTGATGTCCCGGATAATGGCCCCGAAGAACCGCTCCCGGTCGGCCTCCCAGCTCGAGAGGGCCAGCTCCACCGGCACCTCGTGGCCGTCCTGGTGGAGCCCTTCCAGCTCTACCGTTTCGCCCAGGAAGCGTCCACGGCCCGTTTCCCGGACCCGCTCCATGCCGCGGCGGTGTGGCGCCCGGTGGCGGTCCGGCATGATCGTCTCGATGGGGCGCCCGACAATGGCCTCCTTCTCGTACCCAAACATCGCCTCGGCCCCGGGATTCCAGTCGATGATGTCGCCGTCCGCGTCGGCGATGACGATCGCATCCTCGGCGCTGTCCTTCAGCTCCTCGTAGGTCCGTCGGCGCCGCTCGGCTTCTTTCCGCTCCGTGATGTCGAGAATCACCCCGTTGAACACGGTTTCTCCCTCCCGCTGCTCCGGGGTCGACGCGCCGAGTGCCCAGATGCGCTCCCCATCCGGAGGGTCGAACGGCGTCTCGAACTCCCAGTCCGACTGTTCGTCGATGGCAGTTTCAATCGACCGCTCGATCTCGCGCTGGTACGGGTCGGGAATGCGCTCCAGACACCGCTCGTGGAACGTCGCCGGCTCGGCCTCGAGCCCGAGCACGTCCTCGGCGTGTTCGCTGACGAAGTGATGGCCGACGGTGCCGTCCTCACGCACGAAAAACTCGAAGACCACGCCGGGGAGGCTGTTGGTGAGGCCCTGGAGCCGGGCCTCCTGCTCGCGAACAGTCTTTCGGATCCACAACCAGCCCTGTGTGAGAACGGTCTCCACCACGGCGATGGTGCCCATGCTCGCAAGCAGGATGAGCGGGCTGGTCTCCGGACGCGGTCCCGTGAGCGTCGCCAGCACAGTCCCTCCCCCGCCGTAGCCCAGAAATGCGAGGGGGGCCCAGACCGACTCCGCCCCAAACGCGACGATTCCGGCCAGCACCGCGTACACGAGCAGCAGCCCCACGGCATACTCTCCCGAAAATTGGTTCAGCGCAGCGAGAACGACGAACCATCCCACAATGAGGTATAGCACCCCCCACACACAGGACACGTAGGCAGCCCGGACGCGGGCTGACCGGTACGAGGCCGCGAGGAGTGTTAAGAAGAGCCCGGCAATTCCCACGCGCACCCACAGCGGATCGATGGCATCGGGCGCGGCGACGGCGTAGAGCGGCGCGAAGCCCACCACGAGGCCCGCGCCGAGCAGGCTCAACAGGCGGTGCACCTGCACCTGCGACCGCATTTCTTCAGGGAGGTGGTCGTCTCGGGGCCGAAGACGCGAGAGGAGGGCACGTACGGAGGTCGTCATGGGGGATAACGATTCTGCACGATCGGGTCGGGACGTCGATCAAGGATCGTCCCCGGCAACACACGCAGCGGGACGCTGAGGCGTGGTCGGTCTACCGGGTCGGGCATAACAGCACTTGCAAAAACCATTCGTACGCTTTTTTCTCTCCGTCCCTTGCCTGCGCCTCCCTGCCAATCGCCAATGCGTTGGGGCTTCTCCAAACCGGAACGCAGTGCCCTCAGCACGGATGCCCGATCCGTCGCCGGGGCGGCCCGGCCGTCCGCCCCTACTCGGCGTGGTGCCCACCGGGAACGCGTCGTGCTGGACGTCGACACGGGGTATTCCCCCTCGACACGTCAGAAATGAATTCGACGCTCGTCCTGGACGGGATGTCCTACAGTGCCGCCGTGCGGGCACGGCCGTCGGCCGTCACTTCGATCATGCAGGGGCGATCCAGCCAGGCGGGAACGCCCCTTACTCCAGCAGAAGCGCGTCGAGCCACCGGATCATCACGGCCTCCTGCTGATACATCCGCAGGTCGGCAAACACCTGCCGAAGCGAGACCTCAATCAACCGCCGCTTGGGAAAGCCCTTCTCGTAGCGGGCGTCCAGGGCGGCGGCGGCCTTGTTTAGGTACGTCACCAGATCGGCGTGCATCTGATCGACCGGGATGGCCTGCAGATCCGGATCCGCCGGCGCCGCGTCCCTCGCCATCGAAATGGAATCGAGTTGTTGCATCAGGGGGCTGTCCTTGCTGTGCATGTGAAAGTCCAGCAGCGACTGTCGCAGCGACGTTTCGAGCAGCAGCCTGTTGGTCAGCGCCCCGTCGTAGTTTTTATTGAGGTCCGAGGCAATCTGCTCAAAGTAGTCCACGACCGTGCCCTCCAGCGCCTCTACGGGCACCGGGCGCAGTTCCGGCTCCGACGGGCGGCGCTCGTCTTCGTCCGCCCCCGCTTCGTCCGCCCCCTCGTCGTCCGCTGCCTCGTCGTCCGCCTCCGAGCCGGGCGTCTCGACTTCCTCCTCCACGTCCGATCGCTCCAGGTAGAAGGAGGTCTGGGTGGCCCCGTATTCCGTGCGGTACCGGCCGCTCTCCTCCAATTTCCGGCGATCCAGTACGTAGGTGCCTCCCTGTCGGGTCTTGTAGAAGCCCATGACATCCCCACTTCGGGGCTTCTGGTGCACGTACACCTTCGTCGGGGTCACCTTCTGAATGTCGTGCTCGTGGATCATGCTCTTGCCATCGAGCCCGCTGACGGTGCGGAAGACCGTCTCGTGATCGTCGGCGTCGCGCTGAATGTCATCGCCCATGGAGTTGAGACCGCTCGTCCGAGAAATGCAGGCACGGCACCGGCACTCGGGGGTGCCATTCGCGTTTTATGGAAGACGACCAAGACACGTTCGCCCCGTGGGACGCAGCGGCCCTCGTCGTGTCTGGAGGCATCCGGGGCGTGCGCCCCGTCGTCGGTCGCCGCCACGTGCCCCAGCGCCGCGAGCGTCTTCAGCAGTGCGCGCACATCGGCCCGGCGGGCACACTCCGAAAGCACGTCTTCACTTCGCTCAGGGCGCGGTGGACGTGCTGGGCGACCGGCTCGACCGTGAGCGGCGCGTTCGCGTGGGTCATGACAGCGCGGACGGCCTGGACCCGCGGCGTGAGGCCGGACGGCCAGTCGTGCGGCTCGCGGAGGACGCCATCGCCTCCCACCTCAATGTCCAGCTCCGCTTGCGCCTCAACGGTCTCGGGGGCCTGGTACGCCGGACGGAGGTACCGGACGTTGCCTTCTTCTCTCCCCCGCCGCTCGGCGTTGAGATCATGGGGAAATCCAAGCGGGTCACCAAGGAGACCGATCAGATTTATGGTTCGCGGTCGTAGCTGGAGAGGTCGTCGTCCAGTGCCCAGATGAACACCCGGCGGGACGGATGGCGCTCACATTCATCGTGGAATGCTTCGACGATGGACATGTCATCAAAGCCCACTTCTTGCTGGGCATAATCGGGAAACTGTGCCAGCCACTGTCGGAGCTCGTCTTCCTCATTGATGTCCGTAGGCGTGAACGGATTTTCGCCCTGAAGCGCCAAATCGACCTGTTCTCCAAACCGTTCAGCGGCACTTCGTCGCTGACGGCCATCCCCATTCTGTGCGATATGATTACCTGTTTC is part of the Salinibacter ruber DSM 13855 genome and encodes:
- a CDS encoding PAS domain S-box protein: MTTSVRALLSRLRPRDDHLPEEMRSQVQVHRLLSLLGAGLVVGFAPLYAVAAPDAIDPLWVRVGIAGLFLTLLAASYRSARVRAAYVSCVWGVLYLIVGWFVVLAALNQFSGEYAVGLLLVYAVLAGIVAFGAESVWAPLAFLGYGGGGTVLATLTGPRPETSPLILLASMGTIAVVETVLTQGWLWIRKTVREQEARLQGLTNSLPGVVFEFFVREDGTVGHHFVSEHAEDVLGLEAEPATFHERCLERIPDPYQREIERSIETAIDEQSDWEFETPFDPPDGERIWALGASTPEQREGETVFNGVILDITERKEAERRRRTYEELKDSAEDAIVIADADGDIIDWNPGAEAMFGYEKEAIVGRPIETIMPDRHRAPHRRGMERVRETGRGRFLGETVELEGLHQDGHEVPVELALSSWEADRERFFGAIIRDITERKNAEQALREERDRFETLFESLPTPVVRCVAQDDGVFVTDANPAFEDTFGLAATEAVGAEINHILVPEKGHDRARDFDRRVLESGEVRAEVQRTTAEGMREFQVQAISRRPDEGPPEIYAIYTDITERKQRERRLDAIFNHTYQFTGLMEPDGTMIEANDTALRFGGLDREDIVGTPIWKTHWAQTGEDSKQRLREAVERAAEGEFVRYERPIQGGDEDRIIDFSIRPVTDADGQVELLIPEARDITELKWREETLRAAKEEAEEASRLKSAVLANMSHELRTPLTSILGFAEAIDDEASDGAGPVSRFASLIAKSGERLLRTFDNILNLSRLEAEQQNEPAEPVDVAAAARSVADEIQDRAEADDIALRTEVGSATMRTRAPADQVPIVLRHLLSNAITYTEAGGTVWLRVGRAGGDVVVEVEDTGIGMDPDEVPALFEPFRQASEGFGREYEGTGLGLAVVQRAVDRMGGTVDVATEEGEGTCVTVGLPGMEPTNDAPSLGEG